The following proteins come from a genomic window of Longimicrobium sp.:
- a CDS encoding gamma carbonic anhydrase family protein: MATILSFAGISPRIHPSAFVAPTATVIGNVTIGEEASIWFGAVIRGDEPEHEIRVGARTSIQDNCVVHVSRQGATLIGADVTVGHGAILESCTVGDGALIGMNAVVLQRAVVGDAALIAAGAVVGSGAEIPARHLAAGAPAMVKKELEGESLRWVTTSAAHYVELSRRYMAQGGENGRTE, from the coding sequence ATGGCGACGATTTTATCCTTCGCGGGGATCAGCCCGCGCATCCACCCGAGCGCCTTCGTGGCGCCCACCGCCACGGTGATCGGCAACGTGACGATCGGGGAGGAGGCGAGCATCTGGTTCGGCGCAGTCATCCGCGGCGACGAGCCGGAGCATGAGATCCGCGTGGGGGCTCGCACGAGTATACAGGACAACTGCGTGGTGCACGTGAGCCGGCAGGGCGCCACCCTCATCGGCGCGGACGTCACGGTGGGCCACGGCGCCATCCTGGAGAGCTGCACGGTGGGCGACGGGGCGCTGATCGGCATGAACGCCGTCGTCCTGCAGCGCGCCGTCGTGGGCGACGCGGCGCTGATCGCGGCGGGCGCCGTGGTGGGGAGCGGCGCCGAGATCCCGGCGCGGCACCTGGCCGCGGGCGCGCCGGCGATGGTGAAAAAGGAATTGGAGGGCGAGTCGCTGCGCTGGGTCACCACCAGCGCGGCGCACTACGTGGAGCTGTCGCGGCGGTACATGGCGCAGGGCGGGGAAAATGGGAGAACTGAATGA